The Plasmodium reichenowi strain SY57 chromosome 2, whole genome shotgun sequence DNA segment GATGAAAGTAAAAAATGTTTAGAAACCTATGttaataaagaaaacataaaaaatataaataattttgtatttttattaggattagataataattatacaccttttgtattaaattataaaatatataatgatgaacAACTATAcaatcaaaatataaataaatataataatgaaaaaatatattcaaatctttttataattaaattcCCTACAGTATCAACACccataaatataaataatataacaacAGAAGATATTCATATGAAACCTAAAACAcagaaaaaggaaaaaattaatgatCAAAATCAACCTAAATCATTCTTACGTAAATATTGGTTTATTATACTTATATTCTTCttatctttttcattttctaaACACTTAACAGAAAATGAAACACAGCCACCAGCTAACACATCAAGATGATACATAGAGGATATAAAACATGAAGTATAATGGAATTATTATGTATGActaattattattatttttttttttttatagaaCAAGTAAAAACACGTCAACAAAATTGAaagaacatatatatatatatatatatatatataacatatatatgttatatatatgttttaaagagaaaataaaattttatatattttttatttcatcatatatacatatatattcatatatacatttgaATAATGTCTATATtgttttttgttttgttttttttttttttttttttttgcNNNNNNNNNNNNNNNNNNNNNNNNNNNNNNNNNNNNNNNNNNNNNNNNNNNNNNNNNNNNNNNNNNNNNNNNNNNNNNNNNNNNNNNNNNNNNNNNNNNNNNNNNNNNNNNNNNNNNNNNNNNNNNNNNNNNNNNNNNNNNNNNNNNNNNNNNNNNNNNNNNNNNNNNNNNNNNNNNNNNNNNNNNNNNNNNNNNNNNNNNNNNNNNNNNNNNNNNNNNNNNNNNNNNNNNNNNNNNNNNNNNNNNNNNNNNNNNNNNNNNNNNNNNNNNNNNNNNNNNNNNNNNNNNNNNNNNNNNNNNNNNNNNNNNNNNNNNNNNNNNNNNNNNNNNNNNNNNNNNNNNNNNNNNatataaaaaaaaaaaaaaaaaatatgttaaatatatattttaaaaagaaaataaaattttatatattttttattttattatatatacatatatattcatatatacatttgaataatttttatatttttttttttttttttttttttttttttttttttttgcatatatgtaatcatatttatttttttatttttttatttttttattttttatttttttattttttattttttattttttttgtgtgtGTCTATAATATGAGGGTCTCATAAAATTTTTAGATATTGAAGACATAAGAGGATATTAAATAgataatagaaaaaatattataaaaataaaatagatatttttttttatgttcttataatgaattatacatagataataacatatgcttattttataataagaCATTTAATAGTAGGTATATCTAATTTGATATTCTTCTCTACATTATTTAAAGATATACAAAattgctttttttttcgtcattttttataatatataatattatattatatttctatatatatatatatatacatatatatatatacatatatatagtatttTTTAAGTCCATAAATgttaacatatatataaatatgatttGTACATTNNNNNNNNNNNNNNNNNNNNNNNNNNNNNNNNNNNNNNNNNNNNNNNNNNNNNNNNNNNNNNNNNNNNNNNNNNNNNNNNNNNNNNNNNNNNNNNNNNNNaattttttttttatataaaaataatttttttttaaaatttttttttttttaaaagaacttaaaaaattttttttttttttttttttttttttttttttttttaataatatgtttataaaataCCACATCTAACATTGtccacatatatatatatatatatatatatatatatatatatatatttatttatttatttatttacttttcaaaatgaacaagaaaagaacattttattatttgttcttcttttttattttccttgTCTACATTTTATACTATGATACTATTAAGAGTGTGTTGAGCAGTagtacaaaaaaaaaaaaggaaaaaaaaatttgtaaAGGGACCGTTTTTGTTCCTGAAGAGAGTGATGAAGAAATAAGATCATGGCTAACGAATAGTAATGGGAGAGATAAGGGAAAAAATTTGTTTACATTTGAAAGATTGAT contains these protein-coding regions:
- a CDS encoding hypothetical protein (conserved Plasmodium protein, unknown function); the protein is MKGKGSYIFCWIFLISFLYLINVIVCKQTILKLSYQINSFNSDGEKKEWTNIGSFILNSSEIYDISNTYVEEKRKFLEKIKNVELHFDYVLFQLCYDESKKCLETYVNKENIKNINNFVFLLGLDNNYTPFVLNYKIYNDEQLYNQNINKYNNEKIYSNLFIIKFPTVSTPININNITTEDIHMKPKTQKKEKINDQNQPKSFLRKYWFIILIFFLSFSFSKHLTENETQPPANTSR